A single genomic interval of Puntigrus tetrazona isolate hp1 chromosome 1, ASM1883169v1, whole genome shotgun sequence harbors:
- the pmm2 gene encoding phosphomannomutase 2: protein MANSSADPTTLCLFDVDGTLTAARQKATPDMHQFLNDLRQRVKVGVVGGSDLDKIKEQLGDDVINRVDYVFAENGLVAYRFGQLHSIQNIQAYLGEEVLQDFINFCLNYLSKIKLPKKRGTFIEFRNGMLNVSPIGRSCSQEERTEFFELDKKEKIREKFVSVLREEFAGRGLSFSIGGQISFDVFPEGWDKRYCLGIVEKDSYQCIHFFGDKTMPGGNDYEIFVDPRTIGHEVKSPEDTQRICKELFFRSAIQDEVQ, encoded by the exons ATGGCCAATTCTAGCGCGGACCCGACAACACTGTGCCTGTTTGATGTGGACGGGACTTTAACAGCAGCACGACAG aaAGCAACTCCTGACATGCATCAGTTTTTGAATGATCTCAGACAGCGAGTAAAAGTCGGGGTGGTCGGAGGATCAGACCTGGACAAAATTAAAGAACAGCTGGGTGATGATG TTATTAATAGAGTGGATTATGTGTTTGCTGAGAATGGTTTGGTAGCATACAGGTTTGGGCAGCTACATTCTATCCAG AATATTCAGGCATACTTGGGAGAGGAGGTTTTACAGGATTTTATCAATTTCTGCCTCAATTACCTTTCAAAGATAAAACTGCCCAAGAAAAG AGGCACATTTATTGAATTCCGTAACGGAATGCTGAATGTCTCTCCAATTGGTCGAAGCTGCAGCCAAGAAGAACGAACTGAATTCTTTGAACTTGAtaag AAGGAGAAAATCAGAGaaaagtttgtctctgttttaaGGGAAGAGTTTGCCGGGAGAGGACTATCTTTCTCCATTG GTGGGCAGATCAGCTTTGATGTGTTTCCAGAGGGATGGGATAAACGATACTGTCTGGGAATTGTAGAGAAAGACTCATACCAGTGCATCCATTTCTTTGGAGACAAAACTATGCCT GGAGGAAACGATTATGAAATCTTTGTAGACCCCAGAACAATCGGTCATGAGGTCAAGTCACCAGAGGACACACAGAGGATCTGCAAGGAGCTCTTCTTCAGATCTGCCATCCAGGATGAAGTACAGTAG